Proteins encoded within one genomic window of Synechococcus sp. PCC 7335:
- a CDS encoding glycosyltransferase, which translates to MKIAIIGLLHHPIAEPFAGGMESHTWWLAKKLIERGHDVTLFASGDSDSTLGLSPCIESAFVNNPNAQTILSRQSCNMSAYASVIRHLCQHPFDVVHNNALHPFLLLSAADLPMPMLTVLHTPVYKELAEAVRYASARNTLGRLLAVSVSNSLAKAWEPLIDSDVVYNGIDVEGWPVSSTRRARQALWYGRFVPEKAPHLAIQAVIRAGYNIEIAGPIGNKDYFNKEIAPLLAATQTEATQVTYLGHLTHAQIKQALLRASVFVNTPMWEEPYGFVYAEALASGTPVATFRSGAAEEILTPLCGVMVEERTAAALANAVSAAAKLSHQDCRKRATTFCHIDSMIENYEKRYRRLVANQRRLDQSSHHQHTVEQMQFLVGIAS; encoded by the coding sequence ATGAAGATTGCCATTATTGGACTGCTGCACCACCCCATAGCCGAGCCTTTTGCAGGGGGAATGGAATCTCATACATGGTGGCTTGCCAAGAAGTTAATTGAAAGAGGTCATGATGTTACGCTATTCGCAAGCGGTGATTCGGACTCGACACTAGGTCTTAGCCCTTGTATTGAAAGTGCGTTTGTGAATAACCCAAATGCCCAAACAATTTTGAGCCGTCAGTCCTGCAACATGTCGGCCTACGCCAGCGTAATCAGACATCTTTGTCAGCATCCGTTTGACGTCGTACACAATAATGCTCTCCACCCGTTTTTGCTATTGAGCGCTGCTGATTTACCGATGCCAATGCTGACTGTGCTCCATACCCCTGTATACAAAGAGTTAGCAGAGGCTGTTCGATATGCTTCAGCTAGAAATACGCTTGGTAGACTATTAGCTGTCTCTGTTTCCAACAGCTTAGCCAAAGCGTGGGAACCGCTGATTGATTCTGATGTTGTCTATAATGGCATTGATGTCGAGGGCTGGCCCGTGTCGTCTACAAGGCGGGCACGACAGGCGCTTTGGTATGGTCGGTTTGTTCCAGAAAAAGCACCTCATCTAGCTATACAGGCCGTAATCAGAGCGGGATACAACATTGAAATTGCGGGACCTATCGGTAACAAAGATTATTTTAACAAGGAGATTGCTCCCCTATTAGCAGCCACACAGACTGAAGCTACTCAGGTAACCTATCTGGGTCATCTAACCCACGCACAGATTAAGCAGGCGCTCTTGCGAGCAAGTGTTTTTGTGAATACGCCAATGTGGGAAGAGCCCTATGGGTTTGTCTATGCTGAAGCATTGGCTTCAGGCACACCAGTAGCCACCTTCCGTAGCGGGGCGGCTGAAGAAATTTTGACGCCTCTTTGTGGGGTAATGGTGGAAGAGAGAACAGCCGCAGCCTTGGCAAATGCGGTGTCGGCAGCGGCAAAGCTGTCGCATCAAGACTGTCGCAAACGGGCGACGACTTTTTGTCATATCGATTCGATGATAGAGAACTATGAGAAGCGGTATCGTCGGTTAGTCGCCAATCAGCGAAGGCTAGATCAGAGCAGCCACCATCAGCATACAGTTGAGCAGATGCAGTTTCTGGTAGGCATTGCTAGTTAG
- a CDS encoding HlyD family efflux transporter periplasmic adaptor subunit: MSFDRLNPVRLQLGLWKQRADLTDSASLRWRLLLGLLLLGTGGLAGWQVWQASIQPKESESTIVVPQISTVTALGALEPAGELISITPPTSVQESRIGDLRVSEGDRIEAGQIIAVLDNRDRLEAALRKAEQQVEIARAKQSQIEAGAKSGEVQAQLAEIARIEASQVGDIAAQRATIARIEAEVNNARADFERYYSLYQRGGISASERDTRRLTLTTAEQRLAEAIAVLSRIQTTSQQQLSQARSTLNRIEDVRPVDVSAARAEVQAAIAAVAEAQANLDQAYVKSPVAGQIIEVHARPGETVSSDGIATIGQNQQMMAIAEVYQDDIRKVEIGQSAVVTSPVITVPLQGTVEQIGFQVERQEVVNEDPAANIDAKVVEVHVQLNETASEKVASLSNLQVTVTIQTE; this comes from the coding sequence ATGAGTTTTGACAGGTTGAATCCAGTTAGATTGCAGTTGGGCTTATGGAAGCAGCGGGCTGACCTCACAGATAGCGCTTCACTGCGGTGGCGCTTGTTACTGGGGCTACTGCTATTGGGCACAGGTGGCCTGGCTGGGTGGCAAGTTTGGCAAGCATCGATCCAGCCGAAAGAATCTGAATCGACGATAGTTGTTCCTCAAATTTCTACGGTGACTGCATTAGGCGCTCTAGAGCCAGCCGGAGAACTGATTAGCATCACGCCACCAACGTCTGTGCAGGAAAGCCGAATTGGAGATCTGCGGGTGAGTGAGGGCGATCGCATTGAGGCCGGCCAAATAATTGCCGTACTAGATAATCGTGATCGCCTAGAGGCGGCTCTTCGCAAAGCTGAACAGCAAGTTGAAATCGCTCGTGCGAAACAATCCCAAATTGAAGCTGGGGCTAAATCAGGAGAGGTCCAGGCCCAGCTTGCCGAAATTGCTCGCATCGAGGCTAGCCAAGTTGGAGATATAGCTGCACAGCGAGCGACGATTGCCCGTATAGAAGCAGAGGTCAACAACGCCCGCGCTGACTTTGAGCGCTATTACTCCCTCTATCAGCGTGGCGGTATTTCTGCCTCAGAAAGAGACACTAGACGTTTAACCCTAACGACTGCCGAGCAGAGATTGGCCGAGGCGATCGCTGTGCTATCTCGCATTCAGACGACTAGTCAGCAGCAGCTCTCTCAAGCTAGGTCAACTCTCAATAGAATTGAGGACGTGCGGCCTGTAGACGTATCTGCGGCCAGAGCTGAAGTGCAAGCGGCGATCGCAGCAGTTGCCGAAGCCCAGGCCAACTTGGATCAGGCATACGTTAAGTCGCCTGTAGCTGGTCAGATCATCGAAGTCCATGCACGCCCTGGTGAGACCGTTAGTAGCGACGGCATTGCCACCATCGGTCAGAATCAGCAGATGATGGCGATTGCTGAGGTCTATCAAGACGACATCCGCAAAGTTGAGATTGGTCAGTCGGCAGTCGTGACCTCTCCGGTCATCACCGTGCCTTTGCAAGGCACTGTCGAACAGATTGGCTTTCAAGTAGAACGTCAGGAAGTAGTGAACGAAGATCCGGCAGCGAATATCGATGCCAAAGTTGTTGAAGTTCATGTGCAGCTAAACGAGACAGCTAGTGAAAAAGTTGCCAGTCTTTCGAATTTGCAGGTAACCGTCACGATTCAAACCGAATAG
- a CDS encoding peroxiredoxin-like family protein — protein sequence MTTQSLSAQLKDRRDDIEQQLPSAAVNVMVKTTSELAESGIVDSSLKVGDQAPDFELPDPTGTQVKLSELLKNGPVVINFYRGQWCPYCNLELRAFQRLLPEFRQADAQVIAISPELPDNSLSVKEKHDLAFPVLSDVGNVVAQKYGLVFTLASELRPLYKGLGIDIPASNGDDTYELPVPATYVIDTSATIRYAYANADYTQRAEPAEVLAAVKSL from the coding sequence ATGACTACTCAATCACTCTCAGCTCAGCTTAAGGATCGACGTGACGATATTGAGCAGCAGCTACCGTCAGCAGCTGTCAACGTGATGGTAAAAACGACGTCGGAACTTGCTGAGTCTGGCATCGTAGACAGCAGCCTAAAAGTGGGCGACCAGGCCCCTGATTTTGAACTACCCGATCCAACAGGCACCCAGGTAAAACTTAGTGAACTGCTGAAGAATGGCCCGGTCGTGATCAACTTTTATAGAGGCCAATGGTGCCCTTACTGTAATCTAGAGCTGCGGGCTTTTCAGCGATTACTACCGGAGTTTCGACAAGCTGATGCTCAAGTAATTGCGATTTCTCCTGAGCTGCCCGATAATTCTTTGAGCGTGAAAGAAAAGCATGATCTTGCCTTTCCAGTATTGAGTGATGTGGGTAACGTTGTTGCTCAAAAATATGGGCTGGTCTTCACGTTAGCATCTGAGCTACGTCCGCTCTACAAGGGGCTAGGCATCGATATTCCTGCAAGCAATGGTGATGACACCTACGAGCTGCCTGTTCCAGCAACTTACGTCATTGATACATCTGCGACTATTCGCTATGCCTACGCTAATGCAGACTATACTCAGCGCGCCGAACCAGCAGAAGTGCTAGCTGCCGTGAAGTCACTCTAA
- the nth gene encoding endonuclease III, which yields MQLSLTPDQSPDQSPNQGPDQSENNTHKVIAIHQKLCVEYGCPIAYFHNLDPLSELVSSLLSHRTKNKDSGRAFKQLRAAFPDWKLVRDAKTEAVQAAIAPCTWPEQKAPRIQQILQQITKERGTLSIDFLADIPVAEARAWLETLTGVGPKTSAAVLAFSTLRRRALPVDSHHHRVAVRTELIPKKVTVGPSHAILEAQLPEDWSAQQVYDNHEVLMLHGQHCCHYRNPTCDRCVILDLCPFGQQVLSTGGSK from the coding sequence TTGCAACTTAGTCTGACTCCAGATCAAAGCCCAGACCAAAGCCCAAACCAAGGCCCGGATCAAAGCGAAAATAATACCCATAAAGTGATCGCAATCCATCAGAAGCTTTGTGTCGAATATGGCTGTCCGATCGCCTATTTCCACAATCTCGATCCGTTAAGTGAGTTAGTTTCTTCCTTACTCTCTCATCGGACTAAAAATAAAGATTCCGGTCGAGCTTTCAAACAGCTAAGGGCAGCATTTCCAGATTGGAAATTAGTTCGTGATGCCAAGACAGAGGCAGTGCAAGCGGCGATCGCTCCCTGCACCTGGCCAGAACAGAAAGCACCTCGCATTCAGCAGATTCTTCAACAAATCACGAAAGAAAGAGGAACACTTTCAATCGATTTTCTCGCAGATATTCCGGTTGCAGAAGCTAGAGCGTGGCTAGAAACCTTGACTGGCGTAGGACCTAAGACCAGCGCTGCGGTTTTGGCCTTTAGCACGTTGCGACGTAGAGCACTTCCTGTAGATAGTCATCATCATCGGGTAGCTGTAAGAACAGAGTTAATTCCAAAGAAGGTTACAGTTGGTCCCTCGCACGCCATTCTCGAAGCGCAGCTGCCAGAAGATTGGAGTGCCCAACAGGTGTACGACAATCACGAAGTATTAATGCTGCATGGTCAGCACTGCTGTCACTATCGAAATCCGACGTGCGATCGCTGTGTCATTCTAGACCTTTGCCCCTTTGGACAGCAGGTGCTTAGTACAGGCGGTAGCAAGTAG
- the devC gene encoding ABC transporter permease DevC: MLSAFNPAKLLQALQNRTPLGFKQLKHDRLRLLTAIAGITFADVLIFMQLGFSDALYKTNTQFPRQIQADLVVISSEAENFGRLRTFSRRRLYQALDVPGVANADALYIATKEWKNPQTREKKSMLLIGQNPARPAFNLPEVNENLEAIKLPNRVLFDRAARGEYQEAIAQVDAGELVTTEVGLQTVTVVDLFEVGASFASDGALITSDQNFLRLFPSKEAGVVSMGLIQLEDGADIEQVRTELSAYLADDVQVFTQAGYVEFEVNDIKSDSPIGFVFGLGSAMGFIVGVVIVYQVLSTDVNSHLAEYATFKAMGYRNSYLLGVVFEEALILSLLGFVPSLFVALGAYQLTARATALAISMPVSRAVVVFMLTLLMCNVSGAIATRRLQSADPADIF; encoded by the coding sequence ATGCTCAGTGCATTTAATCCAGCTAAATTATTGCAGGCGCTTCAAAATCGCACGCCGCTAGGATTCAAGCAGCTAAAGCACGATCGATTAAGGCTGTTGACTGCGATCGCCGGTATCACCTTTGCCGATGTCTTGATCTTCATGCAGCTCGGATTTTCAGACGCGCTCTATAAGACCAATACTCAATTTCCTAGGCAGATACAGGCAGACTTAGTCGTTATTAGCAGTGAAGCAGAGAATTTCGGCAGGCTGCGTACATTCTCTAGGAGAAGGCTTTATCAGGCGCTAGATGTGCCCGGTGTCGCCAACGCTGACGCACTGTACATTGCCACAAAAGAGTGGAAAAATCCGCAGACAAGAGAGAAAAAATCTATGCTCTTAATCGGGCAAAACCCGGCTCGACCCGCTTTCAATCTGCCAGAAGTGAATGAGAATCTAGAAGCGATTAAGCTACCCAATCGTGTGCTCTTTGACCGGGCGGCTAGGGGAGAGTATCAGGAAGCGATCGCCCAAGTTGACGCTGGCGAACTAGTTACCACAGAAGTTGGCTTGCAAACGGTAACTGTAGTAGACCTATTCGAAGTCGGCGCTTCTTTTGCCAGCGATGGCGCCCTTATCACTAGCGATCAAAATTTTCTCAGACTGTTTCCCAGCAAAGAAGCGGGTGTCGTAAGTATGGGCCTAATCCAGCTAGAAGACGGTGCTGACATAGAGCAGGTAAGGACAGAACTTTCAGCCTATCTAGCAGACGATGTGCAGGTATTTACCCAAGCGGGATATGTTGAATTTGAAGTTAATGATATTAAAAGCGATTCTCCGATTGGCTTTGTCTTTGGGCTAGGTTCGGCGATGGGATTCATCGTAGGCGTGGTGATTGTCTATCAGGTGCTTTCTACAGATGTGAACAGCCATCTGGCAGAATATGCCACGTTCAAAGCGATGGGCTATCGCAACAGCTATCTGCTAGGCGTTGTATTTGAGGAAGCTTTGATTTTATCTCTGCTAGGCTTTGTCCCAAGCTTGTTTGTCGCACTAGGAGCCTATCAGCTAACGGCTAGGGCGACTGCGCTAGCCATTTCGATGCCCGTAAGCCGAGCCGTAGTTGTGTTTATGCTAACGCTGTTGATGTGTAATGTTTCAGGTGCGATCGCCACTCGCCGTCTCCAATCCGCCGATCCTGCTGATATCTTCTAA
- a CDS encoding cytochrome b N-terminal domain-containing protein, producing MIADDMNLARRVSELASRFPEVWQDYQGWLRDIVGSRSVLSVRYPNWQAAIIFRWRLFYFVSYVAVVVFFKRCRKTLESLAAIDYRYILQRTATLLAVAALTLCGTAATTGILIAFYYQPAAMQAHESLSAIAHDISSGAVILSLHHVAGNGLIVVSLVQLVVMFLGREFLCSWFTGWISGICLTLAAMGLSWTAIVLSWDQTSFWRFKIELSIVGSIPFVGGALREVLSGGSGINSVTLQHMYALHSYVLAIAAIFLSVLHLGALILQEQHWKAEQQRFDLSKLGERFLRKSL from the coding sequence ATGATTGCAGACGATATGAACTTAGCAAGGCGAGTGAGTGAACTAGCGAGTCGTTTCCCAGAAGTATGGCAAGACTACCAGGGTTGGCTGAGAGATATTGTCGGTTCGCGCTCGGTTTTATCAGTTCGTTATCCGAACTGGCAAGCTGCGATAATTTTTCGCTGGCGGCTATTTTACTTTGTGAGTTATGTCGCTGTGGTCGTCTTCTTTAAGCGGTGTCGGAAAACCCTAGAGAGTCTCGCTGCTATTGACTACCGCTATATCCTTCAGCGCACGGCAACTTTGCTCGCAGTCGCGGCTTTGACACTCTGCGGAACGGCGGCAACCACGGGCATCCTGATTGCGTTTTACTATCAACCTGCCGCGATGCAGGCGCATGAGTCACTGAGTGCGATCGCACACGACATCTCTAGCGGCGCAGTCATTTTGAGCCTGCATCATGTAGCGGGTAACGGCCTGATTGTTGTCTCTTTAGTACAGCTCGTTGTCATGTTTCTAGGTCGCGAGTTTCTGTGCAGTTGGTTCACCGGATGGATTAGTGGTATTTGTTTGACGCTGGCTGCCATGGGTTTAAGCTGGACGGCGATTGTGCTGAGCTGGGATCAAACTAGCTTTTGGCGCTTCAAGATCGAACTGAGCATTGTGGGTTCTATTCCGTTTGTAGGCGGGGCGCTACGGGAGGTACTCTCTGGTGGCAGCGGTATCAACAGCGTCACGTTGCAGCACATGTATGCGTTACATAGCTATGTATTGGCGATCGCAGCTATTTTTCTCTCTGTCCTCCACCTCGGCGCGCTGATCTTACAAGAACAGCATTGGAAAGCAGAGCAACAGCGGTTTGATCTATCTAAACTAGGTGAAAGGTTTCTTCGCAAGTCGCTGTAA
- a CDS encoding DevA family ABC transporter ATP-binding protein produces MEASTAISVQHLDHFFGSGRLRKQALFDINLEIPTGEIVIMTGPSGSGKTTLLTLIGGLRSAQSGSLNVVGHEITDASESELVLARRDNGYIFQAHNLHQSLTAVENVQMGLEVQGRMAKAERYQKATEILEKVGLGDRTTYYPADLSGGQKQRVAIARALVSQPKIVLADEPTAALDKQSGRDVVEIMHDLAKQQGCTILLVTHDNRILDIADRIIYMEDGRLATQPEFAEAE; encoded by the coding sequence ATGGAAGCTTCGACCGCCATCTCTGTCCAGCACCTGGATCATTTCTTTGGTTCAGGGCGACTTCGCAAGCAAGCTTTATTCGATATTAACCTAGAAATTCCAACAGGTGAAATCGTGATCATGACCGGGCCATCTGGCTCAGGAAAGACAACGCTGCTGACCCTAATCGGGGGACTGCGATCCGCTCAATCTGGCAGCTTGAACGTGGTCGGACATGAAATTACAGACGCCAGCGAGAGCGAACTAGTGCTGGCCAGAAGAGACAATGGCTATATCTTTCAGGCGCACAACCTACACCAAAGTCTAACCGCAGTAGAAAATGTACAAATGGGCCTAGAAGTACAGGGGCGGATGGCAAAAGCGGAGCGCTACCAAAAAGCAACAGAAATTCTAGAGAAAGTAGGTTTAGGCGATCGCACCACTTACTACCCAGCCGATCTATCGGGCGGCCAAAAGCAGAGAGTTGCGATCGCCCGTGCCCTGGTCAGCCAACCCAAGATTGTCCTCGCCGACGAACCCACCGCCGCCCTCGACAAGCAATCAGGCCGAGATGTCGTTGAAATCATGCACGATCTAGCCAAACAGCAGGGCTGCACTATCTTACTAGTCACCCACGACAACCGCATTCTCGACATTGCTGATCGCATTATTTACATGGAAGACGGTCGCCTAGCTACTCAGCCAGAATTTGCAGAAGCCGAATAA
- a CDS encoding glycosyltransferase family 2 protein, with protein sequence MNKLSVLTLTRNRSNHLKNLLEGLARSSRLPNECVVVHMNEPADPLGDWPFDCHHHRYDSGEVALPLALARNFAAQIATGDLLLFLDVDCIPSVALVEAYEQACNRMPEAIMMGAVQYLQKVVEIDWENPVIESFLHSQSAPNARRDISNLSSLSLETNYGLFWSLSFALFRPLFNRIGGFSDCYPGYGAEDTDFAWKARAQDVPLVWVPEAMAYHQYHHSTTPPWHNFDSIVHNAQVFYQRWQEWPMSGWLKVFADEGYIKWSIAEDKLEVLRSPSG encoded by the coding sequence GTGAATAAACTTTCTGTTCTAACACTAACTCGAAACCGTTCAAACCATCTCAAGAATCTGTTAGAGGGGCTTGCTCGCTCTAGCCGCCTGCCGAATGAATGCGTTGTGGTTCATATGAATGAACCGGCAGATCCTTTAGGCGACTGGCCCTTTGACTGTCATCACCATCGTTACGATAGTGGGGAGGTTGCTCTACCGCTAGCACTTGCTCGCAATTTTGCCGCGCAAATAGCGACAGGCGATTTGTTGCTGTTTTTAGATGTTGACTGTATTCCTAGCGTGGCTTTGGTAGAAGCTTACGAACAAGCCTGTAACCGAATGCCGGAAGCGATCATGATGGGCGCTGTTCAATATTTACAGAAAGTTGTAGAAATTGATTGGGAAAATCCAGTCATAGAGTCTTTCTTGCATTCTCAAAGCGCACCTAATGCTAGACGCGATATCTCTAACCTAAGTAGTTTATCTTTAGAAACGAACTATGGCCTGTTTTGGTCGCTCTCGTTTGCCCTATTTCGTCCATTGTTCAATCGGATAGGAGGCTTTAGTGACTGCTACCCAGGATATGGCGCAGAAGATACTGATTTTGCCTGGAAAGCGAGAGCACAAGACGTGCCGTTGGTTTGGGTGCCAGAAGCAATGGCCTATCACCAGTATCATCACAGCACGACCCCACCTTGGCATAATTTTGACAGCATTGTTCATAATGCCCAGGTCTTCTACCAGCGTTGGCAAGAGTGGCCGATGAGCGGCTGGCTAAAAGTGTTTGCCGACGAAGGCTATATCAAATGGTCAATAGCAGAAGATAAGCTTGAAGTGCTGCGTTCACCCTCTGGATAG
- a CDS encoding PadR family transcriptional regulator → MNAPELHLTPNQEVILAALRFRKRYGLEIMTAVEKSGGKQISFNSLYPNLKKLEQKGFVTAEWGDESPEEHTGARRKYYRITGIGEQALAAKQQLLESVAHWMPAPEGV, encoded by the coding sequence ATGAATGCACCAGAGTTACATCTGACCCCTAATCAAGAGGTGATATTAGCGGCGCTTCGATTTCGCAAACGTTATGGGTTAGAAATCATGACGGCAGTTGAGAAGAGTGGCGGTAAGCAGATTAGCTTTAATTCGCTCTATCCCAACCTGAAAAAGTTAGAGCAGAAGGGATTTGTGACAGCTGAGTGGGGGGATGAATCTCCTGAGGAGCATACGGGCGCACGACGAAAGTACTATCGAATTACTGGGATAGGCGAACAGGCGCTAGCGGCTAAGCAGCAGTTGTTAGAGAGTGTGGCGCACTGGATGCCAGCACCAGAGGGGGTATGA
- a CDS encoding glycosyltransferase, whose protein sequence is MRVAFYLNLQGAGHCRRFEAIASHLPADFELAAIGMDGPPQVAVLDRPIERVSVPSYGPQSSNPFVQQQTAHEYHDFLVNHGDNTPFTVAMVSFLSIWQPDLVVSDVGLEASILARMCGIPVIYSRQHGRRWDKGHTLAYDWACSLLAPFSEKLEQSDCPQWIKEKTFYSGGFSRFSGRKKARAAPPGYSTEKPNILVMTGFGGTQITAQDIVIAAESTPQWQWHFLGAHSIHSPFVHSPGLVQDVWPYLCHADLVVANAGHNATMEIGAAGVPSICIPAQRYFDEQVCKAAVLGSMDLSIVSKQWPKPDEWPSLWQQVIALSPNRWQSLQSADAPKRAAQHIADVTRQCVRYPDAKHPDARYSSTESCLETASLAEKAQIKVA, encoded by the coding sequence ATGAGAGTTGCTTTTTATCTGAACTTACAAGGGGCTGGGCACTGTCGGCGATTTGAGGCGATCGCATCTCACCTTCCTGCAGACTTTGAACTTGCGGCTATCGGCATGGATGGCCCACCCCAAGTTGCCGTATTAGATCGTCCGATAGAACGGGTGAGTGTGCCTAGCTATGGCCCTCAATCGTCCAATCCATTCGTTCAGCAACAAACTGCTCACGAATATCATGACTTTCTCGTTAATCACGGAGACAATACGCCGTTCACGGTGGCGATGGTCTCTTTCTTAAGCATTTGGCAGCCAGATCTAGTCGTTTCAGATGTGGGGCTAGAGGCCTCTATTCTAGCTAGAATGTGTGGGATCCCAGTAATCTATAGCAGACAGCATGGTCGGCGCTGGGATAAAGGACACACCCTGGCATACGACTGGGCCTGTTCTTTATTAGCGCCGTTTTCTGAAAAATTAGAACAATCAGATTGCCCCCAGTGGATTAAAGAAAAGACTTTCTATAGCGGCGGGTTCAGTCGATTTTCAGGTAGGAAGAAAGCTAGGGCGGCGCCGCCTGGCTATTCTACAGAGAAACCAAACATTCTAGTGATGACAGGATTTGGGGGCACACAGATCACCGCGCAAGACATTGTCATAGCCGCTGAATCTACCCCACAGTGGCAGTGGCATTTTCTCGGTGCTCATTCTATTCACTCTCCTTTTGTTCACTCGCCCGGTCTGGTTCAAGACGTGTGGCCGTATCTGTGCCATGCCGATTTAGTGGTGGCTAATGCTGGACATAACGCTACGATGGAAATTGGTGCGGCGGGTGTGCCTTCTATCTGCATCCCAGCTCAAAGATACTTTGACGAGCAAGTATGCAAAGCAGCGGTGCTGGGTTCTATGGACTTGAGCATTGTTTCCAAGCAGTGGCCCAAGCCAGATGAGTGGCCCAGCCTATGGCAACAGGTGATTGCGCTTTCTCCTAATCGCTGGCAGTCTTTGCAATCTGCAGATGCTCCCAAACGCGCCGCACAACATATTGCTGATGTCACCAGACAGTGTGTTAGATATCCAGACGCGAAACATCCAGACGCTAGATATTCATCGACAGAAAGCTGCTTGGAGACCGCTAGTCTAGCCGAGAAGGCTCAGATTAAAGTGGCTTAG
- a CDS encoding RpoD/SigA family RNA polymerase sigma factor, which yields MNSKSSSSNLVSRYLKGIGRFPLLTHEQEITLGKTVQQLMKLEAIRDDLTETMDREPTLAEWAEATNLSPEALKKTVEIGQQAKDKMMRSNLRLVVSIAKKYRGSKLDMMDLIQEGSLGLCRGVEKFDPLKGYRFSTYAYWWIRQAITRAIADTGRTIRLPIHINEKLSKIRKAQREVSLELGRPATVSEVAEKVSLPAEKVRELQRQSRLPLSLNMRIGSEQNTELGALLESDSQSPEEYATQNLLKRDIGQLLARLTERQKDVISMRFGLDDGKKKTLAQIGHDLDISRERVRQIERKALRTLRHTGRGLKEYTMAS from the coding sequence ATGAACAGTAAGTCTAGCTCTTCAAACTTAGTCAGCAGATACTTGAAGGGAATTGGCCGGTTCCCTTTGCTGACTCATGAGCAAGAAATTACTCTTGGGAAAACTGTACAGCAGCTAATGAAGCTTGAGGCAATTCGAGACGACCTGACTGAGACAATGGACAGAGAGCCTACTTTGGCAGAATGGGCCGAGGCAACTAATCTCTCTCCAGAAGCGCTGAAAAAGACTGTCGAGATTGGTCAGCAAGCCAAAGATAAGATGATGCGCTCAAATTTGCGCTTGGTAGTGTCGATTGCCAAAAAGTATCGAGGTAGCAAGCTCGATATGATGGATTTAATTCAAGAAGGCAGTCTGGGTCTATGTCGCGGCGTTGAGAAGTTCGATCCGCTAAAGGGCTATCGATTTTCAACGTATGCGTACTGGTGGATTCGTCAGGCAATTACCCGGGCGATCGCTGATACAGGCAGAACCATTCGTCTACCTATCCACATCAATGAAAAGCTATCCAAGATTCGCAAGGCTCAGCGCGAAGTTTCTTTAGAACTGGGCCGTCCGGCTACGGTTTCTGAAGTTGCTGAGAAAGTATCCTTACCTGCTGAAAAAGTAAGAGAGCTTCAAAGACAAAGTAGATTGCCACTCTCGCTAAATATGCGAATTGGGAGTGAACAAAATACAGAGCTAGGCGCACTGTTAGAATCAGATAGCCAGTCACCAGAAGAATATGCGACCCAAAACCTACTGAAAAGGGATATTGGCCAACTACTTGCCAGGCTGACAGAACGCCAGAAAGATGTCATCAGCATGCGCTTTGGTCTAGACGATGGAAAGAAGAAAACGCTAGCGCAAATCGGTCACGATTTAGACATTAGCAGAGAGCGCGTACGTCAAATTGAACGTAAGGCTCTAAGAACCCTACGCCATACAGGTCGTGGTTTGAAAGAATACACAATGGCAAGTTAG
- a CDS encoding TetR/AcrR family transcriptional regulator, which yields MTSSAQSRNPLSVESNIESEPIDLSNGTSGHNPDKATVILSGALSVFSTQGYAASSMDRIAKAAKVSKPTLYKYFQDKEGLFFALVQKLTERNQQMRQRLLDATAVHYPPDQVLRQLAMFVTDDFSRDQALMNLMRLIIGESERFPTLAQRFVREVEKPIIENFARYLAAQTQLQLSDPMVTARIFVGSIVHYLLIQNVLHGSEILPLERDRMVNGLVQLITAMDTTSNS from the coding sequence GTGACTTCTTCGGCCCAATCCCGAAACCCTCTTTCTGTCGAATCTAATATCGAATCTGAGCCGATTGATTTGTCTAACGGAACGTCTGGTCACAATCCTGATAAAGCAACGGTGATTTTGAGTGGCGCATTGTCTGTATTTTCAACACAGGGCTATGCCGCTTCTAGCATGGACCGAATTGCTAAAGCTGCCAAAGTTTCAAAACCGACGCTGTATAAATATTTTCAAGACAAAGAAGGCCTATTTTTTGCCCTGGTACAAAAGCTTACTGAGCGTAATCAACAGATGCGTCAGAGGCTATTAGATGCGACCGCAGTCCACTATCCGCCTGATCAAGTTTTGCGACAGCTGGCTATGTTTGTGACGGACGACTTTAGCCGCGATCAGGCGCTGATGAACTTGATGCGGCTGATCATCGGTGAGTCAGAGCGCTTTCCTACCTTGGCACAGCGGTTTGTACGAGAAGTTGAAAAGCCTATTATTGAGAATTTCGCTCGGTATTTAGCTGCCCAAACGCAGCTCCAGCTTAGTGACCCAATGGTGACTGCGCGGATTTTTGTAGGTTCAATTGTTCACTACCTGCTAATTCAAAATGTACTACATGGCAGCGAGATTTTGCCGTTAGAGCGCGATCGCATGGTGAATGGACTGGTGCAGTTAATCACTGCCATGGATACAACAAGCAATTCGTAA